A genomic window from Sulfurospirillum multivorans DSM 12446 includes:
- a CDS encoding D-Ala-D-Ala carboxypeptidase family metallohydrolase, which translates to MILIDWSKLKNFKESEFTCNCGCGLNNINDDVVLMLDTAREWAHIPFKINSACRCEKHNKMVGGVTDSAHCKGLAVDISARDDRSRFIIVSALMKVGFTRVLIYDTFVHVDMDLSKPNPILKLMK; encoded by the coding sequence ATGATTTTAATTGATTGGTCAAAATTAAAAAATTTCAAAGAAAGTGAATTTACATGTAATTGCGGTTGTGGTCTAAATAATATCAATGATGATGTTGTTCTAATGTTGGATACTGCTCGTGAGTGGGCACATATTCCTTTTAAAATTAATAGCGCTTGTCGCTGTGAAAAACATAACAAAATGGTGGGAGGTGTAACAGATAGTGCACATTGTAAAGGATTGGCGGTGGATATTTCCGCTCGTGATGATAGGTCTCGATTTATTATCGTTTCGGCTCTTATGAAAGTAGGTTTCACTCGTGTTTTAATTTATGACACGTTTGTTCATGTTGATATGGATTTGTCAAAACCAAATCCTATTTTAAAATTAATGAAATAA
- the folD gene encoding bifunctional methylenetetrahydrofolate dehydrogenase/methenyltetrahydrofolate cyclohydrolase FolD codes for MQILDGKALSDQIKIELKTKSDTLNLKGITPGLAVILVGDDAASQTYVKMKEKACDAAGVYSIIHKMPTTISQEKILETIMMINNNPNIDGVLVQLPLPKHVDTTKIIEAIDPKKDVDGFHPFNVGRLVAGLDSFVPCTPLGVMRLLAHYNIDPKGLDACVVGASNIVGKPMMNLLLNAGATVDICHIFTKDLKAHTQKADLVIVGVGKQNLITADMVKEGAIVIDIGINKTAEGRLVGDVDYENVAPKCSYITPVPGGVGPMTIAMLLENTIKAATQRL; via the coding sequence ATGCAAATCCTCGATGGAAAAGCACTGTCAGATCAAATCAAAATTGAACTCAAAACAAAGAGTGATACACTCAATCTTAAAGGCATCACACCCGGCCTTGCCGTGATTTTAGTCGGTGATGATGCTGCGAGTCAAACGTACGTTAAAATGAAAGAAAAAGCGTGTGATGCTGCGGGTGTTTACTCCATCATTCACAAAATGCCAACGACCATTTCGCAAGAGAAGATTTTAGAAACCATTATGATGATTAACAATAACCCAAACATCGATGGCGTTTTGGTGCAACTTCCGCTTCCAAAACATGTGGATACGACGAAAATTATCGAGGCGATTGATCCTAAAAAAGATGTCGATGGCTTTCACCCTTTCAATGTGGGTCGTTTGGTCGCAGGACTGGACAGTTTTGTTCCCTGCACACCGCTGGGTGTTATGCGTCTTTTAGCACACTACAACATCGACCCTAAAGGGTTAGATGCCTGTGTCGTGGGTGCGAGTAACATCGTTGGAAAACCGATGATGAACCTGCTGTTAAACGCAGGTGCTACCGTTGACATCTGCCATATTTTCACCAAAGATCTCAAAGCACACACGCAAAAAGCTGACCTTGTGATCGTGGGTGTCGGCAAGCAAAATCTCATTACGGCCGACATGGTCAAAGAGGGTGCGATTGTGATTGACATCGGGATCAATAAAACCGCAGAGGGACGATTGGTGGGCGATGTAGATTATGAAAATGTCGCACCCAAATGCTCTTACATTACACCCGTTCCAGGCGGCGTAGGCCCCATGACCATTGCGATGCTACTCGAAAATACCATTAAAGCTGCTACTCAGCGTTTATAA
- a CDS encoding IS110 family transposase, giving the protein MRKVFIGVDVGMDKLDVSISLDGQKYDTLQIFNNEGSILGFFDYLKTTYKKSDFYFGYEATSNYMHVLQRLVHNNDFKQIMVNPYVMAHYLKHLNSRTKNDKIDSIGIAKFIQTIEHEDFKTIFNQDDKTLRKYTSSINLLRKLDTQLKNLIHSQKENPIELLDSLLKTLLLKIKETKKGLDKEAEKVLKELFPHVIELKNQIKGVGYALLLELIPIFLKSQNYTLKQLQSFVGLSPRIFQSGSSVHKRESMSKRGSSLVRKLLYLCTMSAIQHNQIIKEKYNRLVDGGKNKMVALVACMSHLFRAVYVKFHQGLVNV; this is encoded by the coding sequence ATGCGTAAAGTTTTTATTGGTGTTGATGTTGGTATGGATAAGCTTGATGTCTCCATTTCTCTTGATGGTCAAAAATATGACACTCTCCAAATCTTTAATAATGAAGGTTCAATATTGGGCTTCTTTGACTATCTCAAAACAACTTATAAAAAAAGTGATTTTTACTTTGGTTATGAGGCTACTTCAAACTATATGCACGTTCTTCAAAGGCTTGTTCATAATAATGATTTTAAACAGATCATGGTTAACCCTTACGTTATGGCTCACTACTTGAAGCACCTAAATTCTCGTACAAAAAATGACAAGATTGATAGTATTGGTATTGCTAAATTTATTCAAACAATAGAGCATGAAGATTTTAAAACAATCTTCAATCAAGATGATAAAACGCTCCGAAAATATACATCATCAATCAATCTTTTAAGAAAACTTGACACGCAATTAAAAAACCTTATTCATTCGCAAAAAGAGAACCCTATTGAGCTTTTAGATTCTCTCCTTAAAACGCTTCTTTTGAAAATCAAAGAGACTAAAAAAGGTTTAGATAAAGAAGCTGAGAAGGTTTTAAAAGAACTTTTCCCTCATGTTATTGAACTTAAAAATCAAATTAAGGGCGTTGGTTATGCTCTCCTTTTAGAACTTATCCCCATTTTCCTTAAATCCCAAAACTACACCTTAAAACAACTCCAAAGTTTTGTAGGTCTTAGCCCTCGAATTTTCCAAAGCGGTTCCTCTGTGCATAAGCGCGAATCAATGTCAAAGCGTGGTAGTTCACTCGTTAGAAAATTGCTTTATCTCTGCACCATGTCAGCTATTCAACACAACCAAATTATCAAAGAAAAATACAATCGCCTAGTTGATGGCGGTAAAAATAAAATGGTCGCTCTCGTCGCATGTATGTCTCACCTCTTTCGTGCTGTCTATGTCAAATTTCATCAAGGATTAGTCAATGTTTGA
- a CDS encoding DNA cytosine methyltransferase, whose amino-acid sequence MKLVLSLCSGIGLLDRAFKEAGFCVVSSGDIILGKHYDIRNFTGVKGKFDGVIGGPPCPDFSPLKRDRPVLEESYGFEMLMEYKRIVLECDPFWFLLENVSGVPNVKIDGYSHQRLDINQSWYENVTRLRHIQFGHKDNKYLQIERKIVTDRSHKLQSCALANDSRSFRELCRLQGLEDDFDLKSFNVQGKKRAVGNGVPLCIGRALAKAVTDLEEISVTQQDNKICACGCGRIVTHRGGYYDYSCRKRAQRNRNKFAVTDQQQIGA is encoded by the coding sequence ATGAAACTAGTTTTATCTCTATGCTCAGGTATCGGCTTACTAGATCGTGCATTCAAAGAAGCAGGCTTCTGCGTCGTAAGTTCAGGTGACATTATTCTCGGTAAACATTATGACATCCGTAACTTTACAGGTGTTAAAGGTAAATTTGATGGAGTGATCGGCGGTCCACCATGCCCTGACTTTTCACCCTTAAAACGTGACCGCCCTGTATTGGAAGAGTCTTACGGTTTTGAAATGCTTATGGAATATAAAAGAATCGTTTTAGAGTGTGACCCCTTCTGGTTTCTTTTAGAAAATGTTTCAGGTGTACCTAACGTTAAAATAGATGGATACTCACATCAAAGATTAGACATTAATCAATCTTGGTATGAAAACGTGACTCGGCTGCGCCACATTCAATTCGGTCACAAAGATAATAAATACCTACAAATTGAAAGAAAAATTGTGACTGATCGATCACATAAATTACAATCATGTGCTTTAGCAAATGATAGCCGTTCTTTTAGAGAGCTTTGTAGATTGCAAGGCTTAGAAGATGACTTCGACTTAAAAAGTTTTAATGTGCAAGGTAAAAAACGTGCAGTTGGAAACGGTGTTCCACTTTGTATTGGTCGAGCACTTGCAAAGGCTGTGACTGATCTGGAAGAAATAAGTGTGACGCAACAGGATAATAAAATCTGTGCATGTGGTTGTGGTCGTATTGTGACCCATCGAGGTGGTTATTATGACTATTCATGCCGTAAACGAGCCCAAAGAAATAGAAATAAATTTGCTGTGACTGATCAACAACAAATAGGAGCATAA